Sequence from the Dictyoglomus sp. NZ13-RE01 genome:
GATAAGGATTGTGGAGAGGAGCAAGTTCCTCACATTCCTTAATAGCCTTATAAGACTCCTCATCTATATAGGCAGACTCTACAAATTTCTCACCACCATGAACTACGCGATGTCCAATAGCATCAAGCTCATTTAGAGAGCTCAACACCCCGTTTTCACCATCAACCAATAAATTCAATATAACCTCAATAGCTTTTTTATGAGTTTGCAAATTTTCATTAAAAACCTTTTTATCTCCATTTAATTTTTGATGGACAACCCTTGATCCATCTAAACCAATCCTCTCTGCAAGCCCCTTTGCTAACACTTGTTCATTTTCCATATTAAAAACCTGATATTTTACTGAAGAGCTTCCACAATTGAGCACTAGAACTTTCATTGTTCTACCTCCTAATTTTTTCTTAGAAAAATTTCCACGTAATTATACTATGGAATATATATGCAAACAAGTAAACAAAAAAAAGAATGAGAAATTAGAATTTTCTTATATGCTCCACAGGAATATTATGACTTCTAAAAAGCTCATTAATAGTCACTAAATCATCACTTTGTACACGGACAACTAAATATCCGTAATCTTCACTATCCGAAGGGAAAGTTACTAAACTTAGTATATTTATTCCCTTCTCCCATAAAATATTTACTATTTTTGCAATCTCCCCAGGCACATTTTTAATCCTTAGTGTATACCTTAATCCCTTCTCTCCAGCCCCCAACATATCAATGAAAGCCTTAAAAAGGTCTGTTTCGGTTATTATGCCTACTACCTCTCCCTTCTCTAATACTGGAAGAGCACTTATTTTATTTTCTCTCATAATCAATGCCGCCTCTTCAATAGGTGCATCAGCGTCTATAGTTATAGGATTGGGTGTCATAACATCCTTCACTTTCAGTTGTTCTAACAAATAATTTAACTCAAAAATACTTAAGGAGGTTGCCTGTGAAGGAGAAGCAGACCTTAAGTCCCTTTCCGTAACTATACCCACAAGCTTCCCTTTTTCTATCACCAATAATCTCCTTACTTGGAATCTCTGCATGGTTTTCCATGCTTCCAATATGGAGGTATTAGGAGAAACAAAAATTGGATTTTTTGTCATTCTCATTCTAACTAACATAAATTTACCCTCCCAGATATGCCTTTCGAATCTCCTCGTTTTTAGATACAATCTCTGTTGGTCCGGACATAATTATTCTTCCAGTTTCCAAAACATAAACCCGATGAGCTATTTGAAAAGCCATATTTGCATTTTGCTCCACTAAAAGTAATGTCTTCCCTTCGTTATTTATCTCTTTTAAAACCTTAAAAATTTCTTGTACAAGTAGAGGGGCAAGTCCCATTGATGGTTCATCCAGTAAGAGCAATCTTGCATCTGACATTAAGGCACGACCGATTGCAAGCATCTGTTGTTCCCCTCCACTTAATGTTCCTGCCAATTGTTTAGATCTTTCTTTCAGTCTTGGGAAAAGAGAAAAAACAAACTCCAAATTTTTCTTTATTTTGTTTCTATCATTGCAAAGATAAGCACCTAACTCGAGATTTTCAAAAACAGTTAAATTTGCAAAAACCCTTCTTCCCTCAGGAACATGTGCAATGCCAAGACCTGCAACTTTATGAGGAGGAAGCTTCTTTAAATTTATTTCATAAAAATAAATGTCACCCCTTGCAATAGGGACCAAACGAGAAATTGCCCTTAAAGTAGTTGACTTTCCAGCACCATTTGCCCCTATTAGAGAGACTATCTCTCCTTCTTTGACTTCAAAATCTATTCCTTGTAAGGCTCTAATTCCCCCATAGTAAACATGAAGATCTTTAACTGATAACACTTTCTTCCTCCTTACCCAAATAAGCCTCAATAACTCTTGGATTATTTTTTATTTCCTCAGGAGTTCCTTCTGCAATCTTCATACCATAGTCAAGGACAATGATTCTTTCACAAATCCCCATAACTACATCCATATGGTGTTCAATAAGGATAATAGTCAAATTGAACTTATCTCTTATCTGTAGAATAAGATTTGCTAATTCTTTTGACTCATGAGGATTCATGCCTGCAGCCGGCTCATCTAAAAGTAAAAGAGTTGGATTCGTTGCCATAGCTCTTGCAATTTCCAATCTTCTCTGATCACCATAAGGTAAGTTTTGGGATATTTCGTCCTTTCTATCATAAAGGTGGAAAAACTTTAGAAGTTCAATTGCTTTTTCCTCTTGCTCTTCCTCTGCCTTATATACCTTTTTATTTCTAAGTATAACATCAAAAACACTGGCATTATATACTTTATGCATAGCTATTTTTACATTATCAAGAACAGAAAGCTGTTTAAAGAGGCGTGGATTTTGAAAAGTTCTGGCAATCCCCAAGCGAGTAATCTGATAAGGCTTTAAATTTTCTATATTTTTTCCTTTAAAAATTATCTCACCATGCAAGGGGGAATAAAAGCCTGTAATTAGATTAAAAACTGTAGTTTTTCCTGCACCATTGGGACCTATAATTCCCAATATCTCATTTTCTTCTACATGAAAATCCAACTCTGAAACTGCCATTAATCCGCCAAAGGCACAAGATAAATTTTTCACCTCTAACACTTTCATGATCTATCCACCTTTGGATTTATAAATCTTTTGAAGATTGACAAAGATATTTCCCTGCCCCCTAAAAGCCCTTGAGGTCTAAGGAGCATAAGAAGAATGAGAATAATAGAATAAATCACTAATCTAAGATATGTAAATCCTCTTAAGGCTTCTGGTAGAATGGTTAATATAAATGCCCCCAATATTGCTCCAGAGATACTTCCTAAACCCCCAAGAACAATCATGAGTAAAACTTCAACGGACCTAAAGAAGGTGAAGCTACTAGGATGAAGCATCATTAAATAATGAGCGAAAAGTCCACCCGCGATTCCTGCAAAGAATGCACCAATTACAAAAGCCAAAACCTTATAAAAAGTAGTGTTAATTCCCATGGTTTCAGAAGCTATCTCGTCTTCTCTTATTGAAATAATAGCTCTCCCATGAGAGGAGTTTATTAAATTCCTTATAACTAAATAACAAACAATAAACCAGAAAATGATCCATGATAGATTAGTCCTTTGAGGTATCCCAGGAAAACCACGTGGTCCACCTACAACATCCAAGTTTAAAATTGCAACCCTTACTATCTCTCCAAAACCTAATGTTGCAATTGCAAGATAATCTCCCCTAAGTCTCAATGTAGGAATACCAACCAAAAGTCCTAAAATTCCAGCTACCAATCCTCCTACCAAAAGGAAAATAAAAAATTCAACGATTTGAGCAACATTTGTTGGTAGAAAATTGAGAAAAGCAAGAAGTTTTTCTCCTTGGTAAACACTTAAAGCAGCACTAAAATAACCTCCAACGGCCATGAAACCTGCGTGTCCAATAGAAAATTGTCCTGCAAAACCATTTATCAAATTAAGACTCATTGCAAGAATACTATTAATCCCAAAGAATATCAATAATTGATAATAATAGGGATTAATTCCTTGGGCTTGAGTGCCAAGCAAAATCAAAAAAATGCTTATTATTAATGTAATCAAATAATTCCTTCTCATTATACCTTTTCCCTCATATACTTTCCTAATATTCCTGATGGTCTAACTAATAATATTAATATGAGAACAATAAAAGCGACAGCATCCCTTATTGTAGAAGATATAAAGGCGGAAACTAAAACTTCTGCAATTCCAAGAATATATCCACCAATCATTGCTCCTGGAATTATCCCAATTCCCCCAAGAACTGCAGCCACAAAAGCCTTTAACCCAGGCATTACACCCATATATGGTTCTATTTTGTTGAAATACAATCCTACTAAGACTCCTCCTGCTGCAGCAAGGGATGAACCAATTGCAAAGGTCAAAGCTATTATTTTATCTATGTCGATACCCATCATTAAAGCAGTCTCTTTATCAAAAGAGACCGCTCTCATAGCTTTACCTACTTTGGTCTTTAAAACTATAAACTGCAATATAAACATAAGAAAAACAGAAACAGCGATAATAATAATCTGCCTATTAGTAAAAACTATGTTTCCTACAAAATAAACTTCCACAGGAATTTTTTGAGGAAAGGGTCTCGGAGATGCTCCCACCCATAAAACCATAAGATTTTCTAAAAGAAATGAAACTCCTATAGCAGTGATCAAAAGTGATATCCTTGGAGCTAATCTTAATGGTCTATAGGCAAATCTTTCAATTAATATTCCTAATATGGCGGATCCAGCCATTGCAAAGATAAGTCCCATAGGGAAAGATAAATTCCAATATCCCAAAGCAAAGTAACCCAAAAAGGCGCCTACCATGTATATATCCCCGTGGGCAAAGTTTATCAACCTCAAAATACCATAAACCATGGTATAGCCCAAAGCAATTAGGGCATATATACTTCCTAAGGATAGTCCATTTATTATTTGCTGTAATATATTCTCCATATTCCTTTACCTTTCCAATTAATCTTCTTTTATAATTTACCAAAAATTTAGGAGGGGGTAAACCCCCTCCTAAAAAATTTTATGGTTTTACAGTTGCTTTATATACCTGTTTTCCACCTTTAATCTCAATGATCACAGCACTCTTTATAGGATTTCTATTTTTATCAAAGACCATTGATCCAGTTACTCCAGTAAATATCTTTGTTCTTGCTAATGCATCTCTAATCTTGGTAGGATCAGTGCTTTGTGCTCTCTTAATAGCATCCACTAATAACATAGCAGCATCATAAGAAAGAGCAGCTAAAGCATCTGGAGTTTCTTTAAATCTCTCCTTATAATTCTTTACGAATAATTTAACCTTAGGATCTGTGGATTCGGGACTATAATGGTTACTAAAGACACAACCTTCTGCTGCTTTTCCTGCTGTCTCAACCAACTTAGGAGAATCCCATCCATCTCCACCACCAAAAGGAACAGTAATGCCAAGTTCTCTTGCTTGAAGTAAAATAGGTCCAATATCTGAATAATATCCAGGTAGATAGACAAATTCAGGATTTGCTGCTTTAATCTTTGTTAACTGAGCCCTAAAATCAGAATCTCCCTCAGAGTAATATTCTTCTGCTACAATTTTACCACCAAGCTTTGTAAAGGATTCCTTAAAGAATTGAGCCAAGCCTTTACTGTAATCACTGGTTACTGCCACAAACATTGCAGCAGTTTTCTTATTCATATTTTTATAAACATAATTTGCCATAACAGTACCTTGGAAATCATCAATGAAGCAAGCTCTAAATATGTAATCTCCAACTAAGGTAACCTTAGGATTTGTAGATGTAGGTGTAATCATAATAACCTTTGCCGCTTGACAAATAGGAGCAAGAACTAAACTCATAGAACTTGCAACTTCCCCAATAATAGCTATTACCTTATCTCTTTCAATAAGTTTCTTTGCTGCATTAGCTACTTCCTCTGCTTTATACTGATCATCCTCTAAGATTAACTCTATTTTTTGTCCCAAAACTCCACCCTTTGCATTTACCTCATCAAAAGCCATCTTTACACCATTAGCAGAAGAGATTCCGAAGGTAGCAATGGGACCTGTAATAGGGAATATAGCGCCAACCTTAATAGTTCCAGCAGCCTGAATAGGTAACATCAATAATGAGAGAAGGAGAGCAATTGAAAAAACAACTCTCAGTAAGCCTTTCATCTGATCACCTCCAAAAATTTTTTAATAAAAAAAGGGATGTCCTGCTATACAGAACATCCCTGTTCTTATTTTCTGAAGTATATATTTATTGTCTTATAATGTCAAGTTAAGGATAAATCCTATAAATTTGTCTTGCAAAGGGAATAGCTTCTCTTACATGTTTTAAGCCACAAATCCATGCTACAGTCCTCTCAATACCAAGTCCAAAACCAGAATGAGGCACAGATCCATATCTTCGTAGGTCTATATACCATTCCAAAGGCTCCCTTTGAAGATTATATTCTTTTATTTTCTCTTCAAGTAAATTCAGATCGTGGATTCTCTGGCTTCCCCCAATGATTTCTCCGTATCCTTCTGGAGCAAGCATATCATCGTTTAAAACCTCTTCAGGGTTATCAGGATCAGGTTGCATGTAAAAAGCCTTTATACGTGCAGGATAATGATGTACGAAAACAGGTTTATCAAACTCCTGAGAAATTACTGTCTCCTCATCACCCCCAAAATCATCTCCATAACTGGCTGGCACGCCTTTCCTATTCAAAAGTTCTATAGCCTCTTTATATGTGATCCTTGGAAAAGGTGGAACTATTTTCTCTAATGGTTTAATATCTCTTTCTAAGATTTCTAATTCCTTGCTTCTTTTATCCAAGACTCTTTGGACAATATAGCTCACTAATTCCTCTTGCAATCTCATATTATCTTCCCAATCCCAATAAGCCATTTCAGGCTCTACCATCCAAAACTCTGTTAAGTGCCTCCTTGTCTTAGATTTTTCAGCTCTAAAAGCAGGTCCAAAACAGTATACCTTACCCAAAGCCATACATGCAGCTTCCATGTATAACTGTCCACTTTGAGACAAATAAGCCTTTCCTAAATCGAAATAATCTAATTCAAAAAGAGTAGTCGTTCCCTCACATGAGGAGGGAGTCAAAATAGGAGCATCCACTAAAACAAATCCTCTACTATCTAAAAAATCTCTAATTGCTTTTATTATTTCACTTCTTATTCTCAAAATTGCTTGCTGTTTTCGTGATCTTAACCATAAATGTCTATTTTCCATTAAAAATTCTATGGAATGCTCTTTTTTCTGTATAGGATAATCGTAGGCAGGAGAAACCAAATTGACTTCTTTTAAATGTATTTCAAAGCCTCCAGGTGCCCTCTTCTCCTCTCTTAATTTTCCTCTCACAATAATGGAAGATTCTAAAGGTATTTTCTCTATCCTCTCTAAATCCTCCTTTGAAAAACTATTTAAATCCGCAATACCCTGAAGATATCCTGTGCCATCTCTAATTATCAAAAAAACCACTTTTCCACTGGATCTTTTATTAAATAACCAACCTCTGATCTCAACATCCTCAATATTCAATTTTGGAATATCCTCAATATAAACCCATTTATATTCCATGTTTTTCCTCCTCTCAACGTCTTACTAAATCAAAAGCTCTCTTTTCAGCCTCATACATTATTCTTTCCTCATCTAATACTTTTACTTCTTTTCCTTCCATAAGTATCCTTCCATCAACTATAACTGTATCCACATCTTGAGAATTTGCAGAATAAACCAAATGAGATATTAAATTAAATCTGGGATAAAAATGAGGCTTATTGAGGTCTACTAATATCAAATCCGCTTTTTTACCCACATCAATCACACCACTGTTATTAAATCCAATGATTTTCATACCGTTTTCTGTTGCCAAAGAAAGAGCAACATGTGAAGGAACAACAGTTGGATCTTTCTTATAACCTTTATGGAGTAAAGCAGATAATCGCATCTCTTCCCACATATCGAGATTGTTATTACTTGAAGCTCCATCAGTACCTAAACCAACCAATACATTCTTTTCTAACATTTCGCTTATAGGTGCAATACCAGAGGCCAATTTTAAGTTACTTTGAGGATTATGTACAACCCCAACATGATTTTGAGCTAAGATTTCTATTTCTTCATTATCTACATATACACAATGAGCTGCAATAACCCTTGCCTTAAAAAGTCCAACCTTTTCCATCAACCTAATAGGAGTTTCTCCATATTTTTCTTTAATTTCAATAACTTCACCATAGGTTTCAGATAAATGTGTATGAATCATTAAATCATAAGCCAAAGCTTTATCTACAACCTTTTCTAAAAATTGAGGAGGACAAGTATAAGGAGCATGAGGAGCTAAACTAACCAAAATCCTTCCATTAGCTTTTTTATTCCATCTTTTTGCAAAATCAAGAGATTCCTTAAGTTTTTCATCAGGATTTCCAAAGGTAGCTATCATTCCTATAGAGAGATTTGCTTTTAATCCGCTCATTTCAACAACTTCAGCCACTCTGTCCATAAAGAAGTACATATCCGAAAAGGCAATAGTACCAGTCTTTATCATTTCTAAGGCTCCTAAAAGACTACCCCAATAAACATCCTCTTCATTCAATTTAGCCTCATTTGGCCATATTTTAGTTTCCAACCATTCCTTAAGTGGTAGATCATCTGCAAAACCTCTAAAGATGGTCATTGCCAAGTGCGTATGGGCATTAACCAAACCTGGCATAGCCAACTTTTTATCTCCATCAATAACATATTCATATTCTTTCGGGGATTCCTTTCCGATATACTCTATCAAGTCATCATTAATTAGCATATTTACATTTTCTAATACTTTATCCTTCTGAAGCAAAGAGACATTCTTAATTAAAATCCTCATTGATCTTCCTCCTTAAACCTTTCAATATTCTCCCTAAAGGGAGGAAGTATAATTCCCTTTTCAGTTATAATAGCAGAGATAAGATCATTTGGAGTTACATCAAAAGCTGGATTAATAGCATTAATCCCTTCTGGAGCAATCCTCTTACCTGCTACAGATAAGACTTCCTCAGGATCTCTTTCCTCAATTACAATATCACTTCCCTTTTCTAATTTAAAATCAAAAGAGGAAAGAGGTGCAGCAACATAAAAAGGAATATTATGATGTTTTGCAAGCACTGCCAATGTATATGTACCTATCTTATTAGCAGTATCACCATTTAACGTAATTCTATCCGCTCCAACAATTACTAAATCAATCATTCCTTTAGACATTAAGTATCCAGCCATATTATCTGTAATTAAAGTGGCAGGAATATTTTCCATTGCAAGCTCCCATCCTGTCAATCTACTACCCTGCAAAAGGGGTCGTGTTTCTGTAAAATAAACCATATTTATATCTCTTCTTCTGTACCATACTTCTTTTATAATACC
This genomic interval carries:
- a CDS encoding acetoin utilization protein AcuB — translated: MLVRMRMTKNPIFVSPNTSILEAWKTMQRFQVRRLLVIEKGKLVGIVTERDLRSASPSQATSLSIFELNYLLEQLKVKDVMTPNPITIDADAPIEEAALIMRENKISALPVLEKGEVVGIITETDLFKAFIDMLGAGEKGLRYTLRIKNVPGEIAKIVNILWEKGINILSLVTFPSDSEDYGYLVVRVQSDDLVTINELFRSHNIPVEHIRKF
- a CDS encoding ABC transporter ATP-binding protein, whose amino-acid sequence is MLSVKDLHVYYGGIRALQGIDFEVKEGEIVSLIGANGAGKSTTLRAISRLVPIARGDIYFYEINLKKLPPHKVAGLGIAHVPEGRRVFANLTVFENLELGAYLCNDRNKIKKNLEFVFSLFPRLKERSKQLAGTLSGGEQQMLAIGRALMSDARLLLLDEPSMGLAPLLVQEIFKVLKEINNEGKTLLLVEQNANMAFQIAHRVYVLETGRIIMSGPTEIVSKNEEIRKAYLGG
- a CDS encoding ABC transporter ATP-binding protein; the protein is MLEVKNLSCAFGGLMAVSELDFHVEENEILGIIGPNGAGKTTVFNLITGFYSPLHGEIIFKGKNIENLKPYQITRLGIARTFQNPRLFKQLSVLDNVKIAMHKVYNASVFDVILRNKKVYKAEEEQEEKAIELLKFFHLYDRKDEISQNLPYGDQRRLEIARAMATNPTLLLLDEPAAGMNPHESKELANLILQIRDKFNLTIILIEHHMDVVMGICERIIVLDYGMKIAEGTPEEIKNNPRVIEAYLGKEEESVIS
- a CDS encoding branched-chain amino acid ABC transporter permease; the encoded protein is MRRNYLITLIISIFLILLGTQAQGINPYYYQLLIFFGINSILAMSLNLINGFAGQFSIGHAGFMAVGGYFSAALSVYQGEKLLAFLNFLPTNVAQIVEFFIFLLVGGLVAGILGLLVGIPTLRLRGDYLAIATLGFGEIVRVAILNLDVVGGPRGFPGIPQRTNLSWIIFWFIVCYLVIRNLINSSHGRAIISIREDEIASETMGINTTFYKVLAFVIGAFFAGIAGGLFAHYLMMLHPSSFTFFRSVEVLLMIVLGGLGSISGAILGAFILTILPEALRGFTYLRLVIYSIILILLMLLRPQGLLGGREISLSIFKRFINPKVDRS
- a CDS encoding branched-chain amino acid ABC transporter permease translates to MENILQQIINGLSLGSIYALIALGYTMVYGILRLINFAHGDIYMVGAFLGYFALGYWNLSFPMGLIFAMAGSAILGILIERFAYRPLRLAPRISLLITAIGVSFLLENLMVLWVGASPRPFPQKIPVEVYFVGNIVFTNRQIIIIAVSVFLMFILQFIVLKTKVGKAMRAVSFDKETALMMGIDIDKIIALTFAIGSSLAAAGGVLVGLYFNKIEPYMGVMPGLKAFVAAVLGGIGIIPGAMIGGYILGIAEVLVSAFISSTIRDAVAFIVLILILLVRPSGILGKYMREKV
- a CDS encoding ethanolamine utilization protein EutJ, producing the protein MKGLLRVVFSIALLLSLLMLPIQAAGTIKVGAIFPITGPIATFGISSANGVKMAFDEVNAKGGVLGQKIELILEDDQYKAEEVANAAKKLIERDKVIAIIGEVASSMSLVLAPICQAAKVIMITPTSTNPKVTLVGDYIFRACFIDDFQGTVMANYVYKNMNKKTAAMFVAVTSDYSKGLAQFFKESFTKLGGKIVAEEYYSEGDSDFRAQLTKIKAANPEFVYLPGYYSDIGPILLQARELGITVPFGGGDGWDSPKLVETAGKAAEGCVFSNHYSPESTDPKVKLFVKNYKERFKETPDALAALSYDAAMLLVDAIKRAQSTDPTKIRDALARTKIFTGVTGSMVFDKNRNPIKSAVIIEIKGGKQVYKATVKP
- a CDS encoding asparagine--tRNA ligase gives rise to the protein MEYKWVYIEDIPKLNIEDVEIRGWLFNKRSSGKVVFLIIRDGTGYLQGIADLNSFSKEDLERIEKIPLESSIIVRGKLREEKRAPGGFEIHLKEVNLVSPAYDYPIQKKEHSIEFLMENRHLWLRSRKQQAILRIRSEIIKAIRDFLDSRGFVLVDAPILTPSSCEGTTTLFELDYFDLGKAYLSQSGQLYMEAACMALGKVYCFGPAFRAEKSKTRRHLTEFWMVEPEMAYWDWEDNMRLQEELVSYIVQRVLDKRSKELEILERDIKPLEKIVPPFPRITYKEAIELLNRKGVPASYGDDFGGDEETVISQEFDKPVFVHHYPARIKAFYMQPDPDNPEEVLNDDMLAPEGYGEIIGGSQRIHDLNLLEEKIKEYNLQREPLEWYIDLRRYGSVPHSGFGLGIERTVAWICGLKHVREAIPFARQIYRIYP
- a CDS encoding N-ethylammeline chlorohydrolase; this translates as MRILIKNVSLLQKDKVLENVNMLINDDLIEYIGKESPKEYEYVIDGDKKLAMPGLVNAHTHLAMTIFRGFADDLPLKEWLETKIWPNEAKLNEEDVYWGSLLGALEMIKTGTIAFSDMYFFMDRVAEVVEMSGLKANLSIGMIATFGNPDEKLKESLDFAKRWNKKANGRILVSLAPHAPYTCPPQFLEKVVDKALAYDLMIHTHLSETYGEVIEIKEKYGETPIRLMEKVGLFKARVIAAHCVYVDNEEIEILAQNHVGVVHNPQSNLKLASGIAPISEMLEKNVLVGLGTDGASSNNNLDMWEEMRLSALLHKGYKKDPTVVPSHVALSLATENGMKIIGFNNSGVIDVGKKADLILVDLNKPHFYPRFNLISHLVYSANSQDVDTVIVDGRILMEGKEVKVLDEERIMYEAEKRAFDLVRR
- the mtnA gene encoding S-methyl-5-thioribose-1-phosphate isomerase encodes the protein MKIIEWKNNSLYILDQSKLPWKEEWINCQKYQQVIDAIKKLKIRGAPAIGVAAAYGVALAAIKYTGYNLPDYIQNVISEFALSRPTAVNLFVVLKRQGEIVLKNRNKSSTDLKLLLLEEAKKIEEEERERSQAIANYGADLVPPKANILTHCNTGSLATIGLGTALGIIKEVWYRRRDINMVYFTETRPLLQGSRLTGWELAMENIPATLITDNMAGYLMSKGMIDLVIVGADRITLNGDTANKIGTYTLAVLAKHHNIPFYVAAPLSSFDFKLEKGSDIVIEERDPEEVLSVAGKRIAPEGINAINPAFDVTPNDLISAIITEKGIILPPFRENIERFKEEDQ